TAAGCAGAACCTCTAGCCAGAGAAAAGCTTTATTAAGAGGTCAGGTAACAGCATTATTAAACAATGGTAAGATCGTTACCACAGAAGCAAAGGCAAAAGAGGTTCGCAAAATCGCTGAGGGAATCATCGCTTTAGCAGTAAAAGAGAAAGACAACTACGAAGAAGTTACTGTAAAAGCAAAAGTTGCCCGCAAAGATAAAGACGGTAAGAGAGTAAAAGAAGTTGTAGACGGTAAGAAAGTTACTGTATACGATGAAGTTGAGAAGACTATCAAGAAAGATAAGCCATCCCGTCTTCATGCTCGTAGAGAGATGTTAAAAGTTCTCTACACCGTAAAAGAAGTTCCGACTGAAGCTGCCGGAAGAAAGAAAAACACCAAAGAAGTTGATCTTGTTGCTAAATTATTCGATGAGATCGCTCCGAAATATGCAGACCGTAACGGTGGTTACACAAGAATCGTAAAGATCGGTCAGCGTAAAGGTGATGGCGCTTTAGAGGTATTACTTGAGTTAGTATAATCACTATCCAAAATATGAGAACGTGAAAAAAGCCAGTCCAGGCTGCAGATGATGCAGACTGGGCTGGCTTTTTTGTATGTTGTAGATAGGTTTGGATATCAAAAGGTGGCTTTCAGTTTTTTGAATGGAAAATTGCACTAAGCCGAGGCTGTTTTGTGCCGTTGTATGAAAATAAGAAAATTTGTTTCATACGAAGTTTCCGGCCGAAGTCTGTTCATATGTGTTGAAAGATGTTATGCTAAACATGATATATAGCTGCCGTGCTAAAATGGAGGGATTGAAAATGGCAAGACCGAAAAATAAACAGGAGTTAATAGAGGCTGCAAACACAAATTATGAGAAACTGCTTTCTATGATTGAACGGAGAACAGAAGCGGAGAAAAGTGCACCGTATGATTTTCTGGATGATGAAAAGAAAAAGGAAGCACACTGGAGACGTGATAGAAATTTAAGAGACGTACTGATGCATCTGAATGAGTGGCATCTGCTGCTTTTAGAATGGGTCAAAAACCGTGAAAACGGCAGCAATAAGCCATTCCTGCTGGAAGGATATAACTGGAAAACGTATGGTGATATGAATATGGTATTCTTTCGGCGCTGTCAGAATATTTCCGAAGAAGAGGCACTCGAACGGTTTAAGGATTCACACAAAAGAGTGATGGAGGCATTAGATACGTTTTTACAGGAAGAACTTTTTACCAGGACTTATTATCCATGGGTGGGCGGAAACTGTATTGGAAATTATTTTATCAGTAATACAAGCAGTCATTATGATTGGGCGATGAAGAAAATGAAAGCACATAAAAAGCGGGTTGGATAAGAAATGTGCCTGCATACCAATTTG
The Roseburia rectibacter DNA segment above includes these coding regions:
- a CDS encoding bL17 family ribosomal protein yields the protein MAKYRKLSRTSSQRKALLRGQVTALLNNGKIVTTEAKAKEVRKIAEGIIALAVKEKDNYEEVTVKAKVARKDKDGKRVKEVVDGKKVTVYDEVEKTIKKDKPSRLHARREMLKVLYTVKEVPTEAAGRKKNTKEVDLVAKLFDEIAPKYADRNGGYTRIVKIGQRKGDGALEVLLELV
- a CDS encoding ClbS/DfsB family four-helix bundle protein, which produces MARPKNKQELIEAANTNYEKLLSMIERRTEAEKSAPYDFLDDEKKKEAHWRRDRNLRDVLMHLNEWHLLLLEWVKNRENGSNKPFLLEGYNWKTYGDMNMVFFRRCQNISEEEALERFKDSHKRVMEALDTFLQEELFTRTYYPWVGGNCIGNYFISNTSSHYDWAMKKMKAHKKRVG